One window from the genome of Cucumis melo cultivar AY chromosome 10, USDA_Cmelo_AY_1.0, whole genome shotgun sequence encodes:
- the LOC103502653 gene encoding uncharacterized protein LOC103502653, with protein sequence MESKKLQVATSSSSSLDHIFGPMDSNSASSTSTTGYFGSMFPPPVVERERKKDVGNQVSTAEVGNPDNATINGKKGTGDASGKDESSMYQNETMEPSYFSSSIFYGGQENYSPRTNASQSHPNFKKEGKDNDANESNSNPASRGNWWKGSLYY encoded by the exons ATGGAAAGCAAGAAGCTGCAAGTTGCTACGTCTTCCTCTTCAAGTTTGGATCATATTTTTGGTCCCATGGACTCAAATTCAGCTTCTTCAACATCCACCACTGGATATTTTGGCTCTATGTTCCCGCCACCG GtggtagagagagagagaaaaaaggatGTTGGAAATCAAGTTAGCACTGCTGAAGTTGGGAATCCAG ATAATGCTACTATAAATGGAAAAAAAGGAACTGGTGATGCAAGTGGGAAAGATGAAAGCTCCATGTATCAGAATGAAACTATGGAACCTAGTTACTTTAGTTCTTCCATCTTTTATGGCGGCCAAGAAAATTACTCCCCAAGAACCAACGCCTCACAGTCCCATCCTAAT TttaagaaagaaggaaaagacaATGATGCAAATGAAAGTAATTCAAACCCTGCTTCAAGAGGAAACTGGTGGAAAG GCTCTCTTTATTACTAA
- the LOC103502667 gene encoding cucumisin-like, which translates to MGKPSGGGLLAASELHTNMLQQVLTTSDASKSLVYSYHRSFSGFAARLNDDEARKLAEMDGVVSVFPSEKKQLHTTRSWDFMGFFQEAPRKRVESDLIIGMLDTGIWPESKSFSDEGFGPPPSKWKGECAHNFTCNNKIIGARFFRSEPVIGDSPSPRDTEGHGTHTSSTAGGNLVTDANLFGLAAGTSRGGAPSARIAVYKICWSNGCPDADILAAFDHAIADGVDIISISVGGFGASNYLDDPIAIGAFHAMKNGILTSNSGGNSGPNLGSLSNVSPWSLSVAASTIDRKFVTKVTLGNGESIQGISVNTFELGDKLFPLIHAGDAPNTTAGFNGSTSRLCFPGSLDVDKVQGKIVICDLISGGDVTQSSGAVGTVMLDSGFQDVAFLFPQPVSLISFHTGKSLFQYLRSNSNPEAIIEKSTTIEDLSAPSVVSFSSRGPNVITLDILKPDLAAPGVDIIASWSEATSITGVEGDKRIAPFNIISGTSMSCPHATGAAAYVKSFHPSWSPAAIKSALMTSAFPMSPKLNTDAELAYGAGHLNPVNAINPGLVYDAEELDYIKFLCGQGYSTKDLRLVSGDHSNCSDVTKTAASDLNYPSFGLVINSTSQRLISRVYHRTVTNVGLPVSTYKAVIKAPPGLKVTVRPATLSFRSLGQKISFTVTVRAKADVAGKVVSGSLTWDDGVHLVRSPIVSFVIP; encoded by the exons ATGGGAAAACCATCTGGTGGAGGCCTCTTGGCTGCGTCCGAACTGCACACCAACATGCTTCAGCAAGTTCTTACCACAag TGATGCATCAAAATCTCTAGTGTATAGCTACCACCGAAGCTTCAGCGGCTTTGCAGCCAGGCTCAACGACGACGAGGCTCGAAAACTTGCGG AGATGGATGGAGTTGTTTCTGTGTTTCCAAGTGAAAAAAAACAACTTCACACGACAAGATCATGGGATTTCATGGGTTTCTTCCAAGAAGCTCCAAGAAAAAGGGTGGAGAGTGATTTGATCATTGGAATGTTGGATACCGGAATTTGGCCGGAATCTAAAAGCTTTTCCGATGAAGGCTTTGGCCCGCCGCCATCTAAATGGAAAGGCGAATGCGCTCATAATTTCACATGCAACAA CAAAATAATCGGAGCTCGATTCTTTCGGAGTGAGCCTGTCATCGGAGATAGTCCTTCTCCGAGAGATACAGAAGGCCATGGAACTCACACCTCATCCACCGCCGGCGGTAATTTGGTCACCGACGCCAACCTCTTCGGCCTCGCCGCCGGCACCTCTCGGGGCGGCGCTCCCTCCGCCCGCATTGCTGTCTACAAGATTTGCTGGTCGAATGGTTGCCCCGACGCCGACATCCTCGCAGCTTTTGACCATGCAATCGCTGATGGTGTCGACATCATCTCCATTTCTGTCGGAGGTTTTGGCGCCAGCAATTACTTAGACGATCCAATTGCCATTGGGGCTTTTCATGCAATGAAGAATGGGATTCTGACGTCAAATTCCGGTGGCAATTCTGGCCCCAACCTTGGTAGTCTCTCTAATGTTTCTCCATGGTCGTTATCGGTGGCTGCTAGCACTATCGATAGGAAGTTTGTGACTAAAGTGACCTTGGGTAATGGAGAATCCATTCAG GGGATCTCTGTGAACACCTTCGAACTTGGAGATAAATTGTTTCCACTTATTCATGCTGGTGATGCTCCTAATACAACTGCAGGTTTCAATGGATCAACATCAAG GTTATGCTTCCCAGGCTCTTTGGACGTGGATAAAGTTCAGGGAAAGATTGTTATATGCGATTTGATCAGTGGCGGAGATGTAACCCAGAGTAGTGGTGCGGTTGGTACAGTAATGCTAGATTCTGGCTTCCAAGacgttgcttttctttttccccaACCTGTTTCCTTAATAAGCTTCCACACTGGAAAAAGTCTTTTCCAGTACCTGAGATCTAACAG CAACCCAGAAGCTATCATAGAAAAGAGCACTACCATTGAGGATCTGTCTGCTCCATCTGTAGTTTCCTTTTCATCGAGGGGTCCTAACGTAATTACGCTGGACATTCTCAAG CCTGATTTGGCAGCACCAGGAGTGGATATAATAGCATCTTGGTCTGAAGCCACATCAATCACAGGTGTAGAAGGGGATAAACGAATAGCTCCATTTAACATAATCTCTGGCACATCCATGTCTTGCCCACATGCAACAGGAGCGGCTGCCTATGTCAAATCCTTCCATCCATCTTGGTCTCCAGCTGCTATTAAGTCAGCACTTATGACAAGTG CTTTTCCCATGAGTCCAAAGTTGAACACAGATGCTGAGTTGGCATATGGAGCAGGTCACTTAAATCCAGTAAATGCCATTAACCCTGGTTTAGTCTATGATGCTGAAGAGCTTGACTACATAAAGTTCTTATGTGGGCAAGGATATAGTACAAAAGATCTTCGTCTTGTTTCGGGTGACCATAGCAACTGTTCGGATGTTACAAAAACAGCTGCATCAGATCTAAACTATCCATCTTTTGGTCTAGTAATCAATTCTACAAGTCAAAGATTGATTAGTCGTGTCTACCACAGGACCGTCACAAATGTCGGGCTGCCAGTCTCAACTTATAAGGCAGTTATTAAAGCTCCGCCGGGGCTCAAAGTTACAGTACGTCCTGCTACTCTTTCTTTCCGTTCTCTTGGACAAAAGATATCCTTCACAGTGACTGTGAGGGCTAAAGCAGATGTTGCCGGAAAGGTGGTCTCTGGTAGCTTAACCTGGGATGATGGAGTGCATCTGGTGAGGAGCCCCATTGTTTCATTTGTTATTCCATAA